The Akkermansia sp. N21116 genome includes a region encoding these proteins:
- a CDS encoding pyruvate carboxylase subunit B: MKPVTFNCTVLRDGHQSLAATRMPTEVMLPIASILDTMGFSALETWGGATIDSGLRFLGEFPFDRLDALKKAAPKTPHMMLLRGQNIVGYTNYADDVVEAFIKMSAKHGMNIFRIFDCVNDPRNMETSIRTAKACGCQAHGTICYTTSPVHTTESFVKMGCELAEMGADAIVLKDMAGLVPPHVTAEIVSSLKKNISIPVWFHTHDTAGLGASSILSAIDAGLDAADVSISPFANGTGQPDCLRMLALLEGNPRKPEFDLEKLHEIQELLKPIYASLSKYTSHKNEIVDSDTLRYQVPGGMLSNFRTQLKEQGMSDKFDEVFAEIPVVRKALGWIPLVTPTSQIVGVQAMLNVKFGRWKNITPQAADISLGYYGRTTAPVDPEVQKLCAEKMGKDPITCRPADLIKPGMEDLRKKLAEKGMPTTDEYCVIYAMFPQQLEEYHKNPGPKPEPAAAPAPAATTGAATLNLNLQGRTYSVQIEEL, translated from the coding sequence ATGAAACCAGTCACATTCAACTGTACCGTTCTGCGAGACGGGCATCAGTCCCTGGCAGCAACCCGCATGCCCACTGAAGTCATGCTGCCTATCGCTTCCATCCTCGATACCATGGGCTTCAGCGCTCTGGAAACCTGGGGAGGAGCCACCATTGATTCCGGGCTGAGATTCCTGGGTGAATTTCCCTTCGACCGATTGGATGCTCTGAAAAAAGCAGCCCCCAAAACGCCGCATATGATGCTGTTGCGCGGCCAGAACATAGTCGGCTACACCAACTATGCCGACGACGTCGTCGAAGCCTTCATCAAAATGAGTGCCAAACACGGCATGAATATCTTCCGTATTTTCGACTGCGTGAACGACCCGCGCAACATGGAAACCTCCATCCGCACCGCCAAGGCTTGCGGCTGCCAGGCACACGGCACAATCTGCTACACAACATCCCCGGTCCATACGACGGAAAGCTTCGTCAAAATGGGGTGCGAACTTGCAGAAATGGGAGCCGACGCAATTGTCCTGAAAGACATGGCAGGGCTAGTCCCCCCCCACGTCACGGCGGAAATCGTCTCCTCCCTGAAGAAGAACATCTCCATCCCCGTCTGGTTCCATACGCACGATACGGCCGGATTGGGAGCTTCCTCTATCCTCAGTGCCATCGACGCCGGGCTGGATGCTGCCGACGTTTCCATCTCTCCGTTCGCTAACGGAACCGGTCAGCCGGACTGCCTCCGCATGCTTGCCTTGCTGGAAGGCAATCCCAGGAAACCCGAATTCGATCTGGAAAAACTCCACGAAATCCAGGAACTCCTCAAACCCATCTACGCCAGCCTGTCCAAGTACACCTCGCACAAAAACGAAATCGTCGATTCCGATACCCTGCGTTACCAAGTACCCGGAGGCATGCTCTCCAACTTCCGTACCCAGTTGAAGGAACAAGGCATGAGCGACAAATTCGACGAAGTTTTTGCCGAAATTCCCGTTGTTCGCAAGGCTCTCGGCTGGATTCCCTTGGTGACACCTACTTCCCAAATCGTCGGTGTTCAGGCCATGCTCAACGTCAAATTCGGACGTTGGAAAAACATCACGCCGCAAGCAGCCGATATTTCTCTCGGCTACTATGGCAGAACAACGGCTCCCGTCGATCCGGAAGTCCAGAAACTCTGCGCCGAAAAAATGGGCAAGGATCCGATCACCTGCCGACCTGCCGACTTGATCAAGCCCGGCATGGAAGACCTCCGCAAAAAACTCGCTGAAAAAGGCATGCCTACCACGGACGAGTACTGCGTCATCTACGCTATGTTCCCACAGCAGCTTGAAGAATACCACAAGAATCCCGGTCCCAAACCGGAACCTGCCGCCGCTCCGGCCCCCGCGGCGACAACGGGAGCAGCTACTCTAAACCTCAACCTCCAAGGAAGGACTTATTCCGTCCAGATTGAAGAACTGTAA
- a CDS encoding DUF6198 family protein, producing the protein MNSDHVILIKRIFVYSLGLFILALGVSFSIASNLGVSPVNTVPYVISRITHLEMGICTTVVFIGFILLQFFILGKEFKLQSIFQIICAALFGSFVSLAQLCTSWLPECTGYGLQALYLAISMILVALGILFYLSAGILSLPGEGVMQAVSRKTGLPLSTCKIMFDTVSVAASAALSLFFFTYLDGIREGTVLAAFGVGWFLKIFANQWKENILRFLEKTGQSEESASA; encoded by the coding sequence ATGAACTCTGATCACGTTATCCTCATCAAACGCATATTTGTCTATAGTCTGGGTCTTTTCATATTAGCGCTCGGCGTATCGTTCTCCATCGCATCCAATCTGGGAGTTTCTCCCGTCAATACGGTTCCCTATGTCATCAGCCGAATTACGCACTTGGAGATGGGAATATGTACTACGGTTGTATTCATAGGGTTCATCCTTCTGCAATTCTTCATTCTGGGGAAAGAGTTCAAGCTCCAAAGTATTTTTCAAATCATCTGTGCTGCCTTGTTCGGTTCGTTCGTTTCCCTGGCGCAATTGTGTACATCGTGGCTTCCCGAATGCACCGGATACGGGCTGCAAGCTCTGTATCTTGCCATCAGCATGATCCTGGTTGCCCTGGGAATTCTGTTTTACTTGAGCGCCGGGATTTTATCCCTGCCGGGAGAAGGGGTCATGCAAGCAGTATCCCGGAAAACCGGTCTGCCCCTTTCAACGTGTAAAATCATGTTCGACACCGTATCCGTAGCAGCCTCGGCAGCCCTGTCCCTTTTCTTTTTCACCTATCTGGACGGCATCCGGGAAGGGACTGTTCTGGCAGCCTTCGGAGTCGGCTGGTTCCTCAAAATCTTCGCCAACCAATGGAAGGAAAATATCCTGCGTTTTCTCGAGAAAACCGGGCAGTCGGAAGAAAGCGCATCCGCTTGA